The Musa acuminata AAA Group cultivar baxijiao chromosome BXJ2-5, Cavendish_Baxijiao_AAA, whole genome shotgun sequence genomic interval TTTCACAGAAATTTGAAAGATCTTTATCTTAAAGGAAAGCTTGCACCTGAACTTGGAAGGCTTATTCACTTGAAGTCTCTGtaagtattttttaattaataacgTACACATGCACCATTTTGTTCATCTAACAAGTAAATGTAGTCAAAGTTGGGAATAGTGGTTAAAACTGAGGAGAAAGTACAAACATTTTGTATTTTCTAGTTGGAATGGTTGTGAATCTCAGAGGCTCCCTACCAATATAGGGAAACATGCAAGAAAACTTTAAGATCAAATGTCCTTgatataaatattatttcttgTGGTTTGTTTTTATCAAGGGTCATGATTCCCATGAAGTCAATGGCCATAATGTCCTCCCCCCCTGCTTCTAATGCAGTCTTGTTTGGTTTAGTTTCCCATAGGGAATAAGATGAAATTAATAGAAGAAATGCGAAACGAAGTTCATTATATCGTATATAAAAGTATTTATTTGTAAAGCTTCCATATCAAGTGTAGTATTTTGCTATAAAGATTTTATTAAGAAGTTTCTTCTGCTCTGCCTTTGGCTTGTTGTTAAAGCCTTAAGTTATGGTATTTTGTAGTTTAAACTGATAGATCAAATCTAGTAGCTCCATGCTCAGCTGGCTGTTCTTTAATGGCCATCAAATTTCAAAAATTCTCGAACATAGGCTTGGTCCAAGTTATCTAAATCTTTCACTGCAAGTGATTCTTTGGATCCAGATGGTAATCCTACATGGAGCCACCCAACCGGAGCTGAAGGTCCGATCATGAGTTAAACAACGTAGGGCTGTTGGAACATTATTCTCTTCAATATTGACTTAGACTCATGAATCCTTCTTGGTTTCTGTCCTCTGATTTTACAAAATCCCTTGGTCGAGACCATCCAATAGAATACCCAATAAATTTAATAATAGTTCCTGTTTAAAGATACTTTATTAATTGGGAATATATCTGAAATATTGAACAACCAAATTATGCCATTGACTAAAGAGTTTTTGCATGCCTTCTTTCTTCCTAAAGTTTTCTTGTACTTGTTTACTCCTGCAGTATTTTAAATAATAACTCATTTTACGGAGTCATCCCAGAGGAGTTATCAGCTTTGCAGAATCTGGAGGTCTTGGACTTGGGGCACAACAATCTGACAGGACCACTTCCAACTTTTCTGAGCCATCttttatccttgagaattctgtgAGTAGAGAGTAGTTTTCGAGTCAAAGCTTTTGCATTCCGATGGTGAGAATGTCATGTTCATGGTTTCATTTTGCAGCATACTTACAGACAATGGATTTGTCGGTAGCATGTCATCGGTACTTCATGAACTCAATTTTCTTTCGGAGGTTCAGTTTGACGAACACATGTTATCATCAAACAAGGGATTAATTACAAGGTATTGTCTTATTAAAAATACATAATATAGGTTGAAGTTACTTTTAATAACTTGTGTTTTCTGTGATTGAGTTTTAGGAAATGATTTCCTAGTAAATGATTATCGTGTATCGAACATTGTTCACACTCAACAAAAGATTCTTCTCCTTGGATCATTCTGTTATGTCATCAAGAGTCCAATGTTTGTTCTTGGATCATTTTGTTATGTCTGCATTAGTCATGAGAAACCATTGTCTCGCAATGTCTTCAGGGGTAATGAAAAGTCATAATCTTGTTGATTTTGGTCTCTGATTTAAGCATCGCAATAGCTTGATTTGGATTCATGTGAATCTTTGAGGATCATTTTTTGTGTGATATCATGTACTAAAGATGAAACTAATTAGAAGTTTGAATGTGAGAGATTGTGATTGGAAATCCACTATGTCATGATACGTGATACAACTATAGTAAAAAATTTTATAGTGGAAATGAGCATGTTCTTTCTTGTGCTACCTTTCTTTATATTGTTTTTCTGTTGTAGAAACCTCAAAAATGCAACTATTCGGAGACTTCTGCAACTAGCAAATCATTCGCCAGCAGCAGCACCAGCACCGGCATCATTGCATAATGGCAGGCACCGTAAAAGAAACAAGACTAACATTGATATACGTACTCCTTCAGCTGGACCATCTTCATCTTCTGTGCCCCCAGAAAACTCGCACACATCTTCTAGGTTACCTTTCTTGCACCCAACACATGCACCGGTAGTTTCACCATCAGCATCTGCACCATCAATTACCCTCCCATCATCTCCAAGTAGCCATCATGCGCCTGCTCCTGCACCAGTAATCGAACCCCCAACATCAGTACCACataatcaacataaatctgatctTGCCCCATCCCCTGTCTTCATTCTAATTCCACCCCCCATCATCagtccagcagcagcagcaaacacacacaaaaaacatgcaagattgtgggtattgtcgTCGATAGCCGGTGCTGTTTCATTTCTACTTGCCATATCTGCAGTGTACCTTCTGTGCTGGCGAGCCAACAAGGTCGTAACTATTAGACCCTGGGCAACAGGCTTAAGTGGCCAATTGCAGAAAGCATTTGTGACAGGTAGTTCTTTCATACTTTCTGTTTGCTGCTATTTGTGTTTCATTTATATTTTCCCTACCCAAACCCAAAATATTGCTCAAACTTGTAGGCGTACCTGCACTTAAACGGTCCGAACTAGTAGCAGCTTGTGAAGACTTCAGCAATATCATTGGTTCCCTATCAGGATGCATGCTATACAAGGGGACATTATCAAGTGGTGTTGAAATTGCAGTGATTTCAACTGTGGTCAAATCTGCAAAGGATTGGTCAAAGCAATCCGAAACTCAATTTAGGAAAAAGGTGAGCTGCATTCTACTAGCATCTCTCAGCAAAAACATATTATAGTGCCTATGGCATCCAACTAATGAAAGTTGGCCATGTCTATCAGGTTACAATGCTTTCCAAACTGAAccacaagaattttgtgaacctgCTTGGGTATTGTGAGGAAAGCGAGCCTTTCAGCAGGATGATGGTGTTTGAATATGCTCCGAATGGGACACTTTTTGAACATCTACATGGTAACGTTTTTTTTTGTTGTAAAACCTAACATACACTAGAAAACATATTAGTCAAAGAATAGTTTACTTTTCTTGCTGTAGTTCAAGCTATATAGCACAGATCTCCTGATTAGCCATGGCCAGGTTTTCTATAATATCGTCATTTTGTAGTCTCTCATAAAACAATCCTATTGCTATTTTTTGGGATCGCGAGCACTGCTTTCAGGCTTCGGTGTAATTTGCAGTAAAAGAAGCAGAGCATTTGGACTGGCGGACGAGGCTGAGGATTGCCATGGGAATAGCATATTGTCTAGAGCACATGCATCAGCTTAACCCTCCTATCATCCTCGGTAGTCTAGACTCATCTACCATCTGCTTAACAGATGATTATGCTGCTAAGGTATCGGACGTGCAATTCTGGAGTGAATCAAAAGATACTGGATCAGGGTCTGGAAGCTCAAGTCCTTTGTCAGACGCAGAGAGTATTGTGCATAGATTTGGCATACTCCTATTAGAGATATTATCAGGCCGGCTTCCATTCTCAGAGGAGGATGGTCTACTTGAGCAGTGGGCTTTGTGCTTTCTAAATGGTGAAAAGCCCTTCAAAGACTTGATCGACCCGACTCTCAAATCCTTCGATGAAGAAACTTGTGATGCACTGTGCAAAGTAATATGCTGCTGCATTCACCTAGAGGCCAAGGAAAGACCAACAATGGCAGAGGTCACAAGGCGAATGAGGGACATCACAGCAATGCCACCCGATGGAGCGACTCCAAAAGTGTCGCCACTGTGGTGGGCTGAGCTCGAGATTATATCTTCGGAAGGGAACTAAAGAATGGAAGTGGTTATGTTGTATTGGCTGTATGTATTGAATGCTTTACCATGACATGGAAATGAGAAATGTACAGGCATGGTGTTGTATTTCCTGCAAAATGTTCGTTTGCTAGGTGTTTGTGAAATGTTCACACTTCTGAAGATTTAAACTGTCTCATCGTTCATTGTGCTTATGGGAATCCTGTTTGATACTGTTGTAATCGTTCATTGTGAAATGTAATCTTTCTTGAGATTACAGAAGTGTAAAATGTTCACACTGTTGTGACCTCCTCGATCGTTCTTCCTAACGATGATAATATCCTCTTTCATCGACCTCCGCTTGCCGCCGATGGACGCCAGCAAAAAGAACTGATGGAACTTTATTTTGTAACATCATCAAATCCAACACTAAATCGAAAACATATGCCCGTACATTGTTTCTACACGAAGATTCTTCCTAGTGATTTAGATGTGTGCAAATAGTTTCCTCGTAAGGAGTCATATGATAGGATTTAATGAAAATTATCTACCGGACTCAATTGGTTTTATCTAAATTGTatccttattttttttttgttgagtcAACCTTCTTGAAATCTCTTATAATTCTTTAAAGACCTATAAATGAGGAGTTAAAGAAAGTATTTAGCTCATGATCCACAACCAATCATTTCAGTAAGCTTTGAACGATGACACAACAAAGGATCTAAGGTGATTCGTCGTAACCAAAAGACCTCATAAGTGCTCACATAATACTATTGTAGAACACGACAGTAAACCAACTTTAAACACTATCCCAAAGACCCATCTAGCCATGTCTCACTCAGGAAACTCTTAGATGTTGTGCTTATTGACACTTCGTACTAATCTGCGAAGCTAGAAAACCCAAAAAATGACTACTTGAATGATCTATTTTCGAGTAATTTTATCTTTGTGCGATGATTGCACATGACCTATGTTTACAAACTTAAAACGATAAAAAAATAAACCAAAATAGGGCTGCCAAGCTTATTAGCTGATACTTTACACGACTCTATCGAGCTAAAAAATAACCAAAATAACTACATAGATAATCTTGCCTTTGCACGAGTTGATATTTTACACTATTCTATCGAACTAGAAAATCACCAAAATAGCTACTTGGATAATCTTATCTTTGCACAATGATTATACACAATATACGTTTATAAACCTGAAATGATCATAAAAACCAATCAAAATGAGATTGTCAGCATACTACAAACCCTCTACatggtatataaaatataaacaaaattaaaatatataaatatatataaatattacatcaaacatcttatttatAACCTTGTACACAATATTATAACATACACTAATGATATATAACCACATAAGATCAAATAACCTCATTCAAATTATGAAGGACCTACAAAGCATACTATCAAATGACTATACAAgcaaacataaataaataataatgatcGATCCGTCCATTCTAATGCATTGGCCCTCTTTAAAAACCCAATCATTTACTAACTATTTATTCTGATGTTCCATGAAAATAATTCAACTCAACGAACCATCCTTGCAAAAAAGACTAAAGACAAATTTCCTAGGCACAGTTGAATACTGTTCCCTAATTCTAACATCTAAGAACCAACCGGATCTACGAAGACGACATGCAAAAGTTTCACAATAAAAAACCAAATCGATTTAGCAGAAACAAAGAGTCAGCAAAGAACACAAAGTACAGTCGTAAAATCTCAGGCAATTTTATGCAGCATAATTCTTGTTTTCTGACCACAAACTAGTGGATCATAAACCAAGTTCAAGCACGACCATCcatcatattctatccccaagtgGCACAAACACTGCCGAGAACACGAAACAGATATGACATGAGAACAGAACCTATGGTACACTGCTGAAGACCAAGCGGAAACCTTTTGACCCTGTTAATCTTAAAAAGCGAATGTTTGGCTGCGAAAAATGGATTCAACTCATGAAACTAATACTCGGTAGATCATTCCTTTAGTCCAAGTAGCAGTTTCCTTCAGTTGCTCGTTGTCTGATTGAAAACACTCTCCCAATA includes:
- the LOC103986193 gene encoding inactive receptor-like serine/threonine-protein kinase At2g40270, whose product is MTPKASDLVTGERGIPLLSWLLLASLLFWRLQLGASINDDARALLSFKANMEFDPYGALADWEEAEEVDSCFWFGVQCDAGRVVALNLKDLYLKGKLAPELGRLIHLKSLILNNNSFYGVIPEELSALQNLEVLDLGHNNLTGPLPTFLSHLLSLRILILTDNGFVGSMSSVLHELNFLSEVQFDEHMLSSNKGLITRNLKNATIRRLLQLANHSPAAAPAPASLHNGRHRKRNKTNIDIRTPSAGPSSSSVPPENSHTSSRLPFLHPTHAPVVSPSASAPSITLPSSPSSHHAPAPAPVIEPPTSVPHNQHKSDLAPSPVFILIPPPIISPAAAANTHKKHARLWVLSSIAGAVSFLLAISAVYLLCWRANKVVTIRPWATGLSGQLQKAFVTGVPALKRSELVAACEDFSNIIGSLSGCMLYKGTLSSGVEIAVISTVVKSAKDWSKQSETQFRKKVTMLSKLNHKNFVNLLGYCEESEPFSRMMVFEYAPNGTLFEHLHVKEAEHLDWRTRLRIAMGIAYCLEHMHQLNPPIILGSLDSSTICLTDDYAAKVSDVQFWSESKDTGSGSGSSSPLSDAESIVHRFGILLLEILSGRLPFSEEDGLLEQWALCFLNGEKPFKDLIDPTLKSFDEETCDALCKVICCCIHLEAKERPTMAEVTRRMRDITAMPPDGATPKVSPLWWAELEIISSEGN